One segment of Pasteurella skyensis DNA contains the following:
- a CDS encoding H-NS family histone-like protein — protein sequence MSNAFKILSNIRTLRAMAREHSVSQLESLLQKLTQVIEEKKEEVKRQEAEHQKYLDNLNKYKKMLEQDGLTAEDLSVILGSSKTKKRKTIVPRPAKYKYIDSEGNQKQWTGQGRTPKAIQQALDNGQSLSDFEI from the coding sequence ATGTCAAACGCATTTAAAATCCTATCGAATATTCGAACTTTACGAGCAATGGCTCGAGAGCATTCTGTATCTCAATTGGAATCATTGCTTCAAAAATTAACCCAAGTTATTGAAGAAAAAAAGGAAGAAGTTAAGCGTCAAGAAGCTGAACATCAAAAATATCTTGATAACTTAAATAAATATAAAAAAATGTTGGAGCAAGATGGCTTAACTGCTGAAGATTTATCTGTTATCTTAGGCTCTTCAAAAACCAAAAAACGCAAAACAATAGTCCCTCGTCCAGCAAAATATAAATATATTGATAGTGAGGGAAATCAAAAGCAATGGACAGGGCAAGGTCGTACGCCAAAAGCAATTCAACAAGCTCTAGATAATGGTCAATCCCTTTCTGATTTTGAAATTTAA